One Kitasatospora sp. NBC_01266 genomic window carries:
- the truA gene encoding tRNA pseudouridine(38-40) synthase TruA — protein MVNDCAEQPPVKDGPAEGRVRIRLDLAYHGAEFSGWARQRGRRTVQEEIESALQIVTRSPELFPLTVAGRTDAGVHARGQVAHVDLPDEVWAAHGEKLLRRLAGRLPADVRIYRVSEAPAGFDARFAAIWRRYAYRVADHPGGVDPLLRGHVLWHDRPLDIEKMNEAARLLLGEHDFAAYCKKREGATTIRTLLELHWDRVPMDPYAAQEGSLAVATVRADAFCHNMVRALVGAMLLVGDGHRPAEFPGEVLRGGVRNSAVNVIRPYGLTLEEVGYPADDQLAERNRLARRMRTLPGQG, from the coding sequence GTGGTGAACGACTGCGCCGAGCAGCCGCCGGTGAAGGACGGCCCGGCCGAGGGCCGCGTCCGGATCCGACTCGATCTGGCCTACCACGGCGCCGAGTTCTCCGGCTGGGCGCGCCAGCGGGGGCGGCGCACGGTGCAGGAGGAGATCGAGAGCGCGCTGCAGATCGTCACCCGCAGCCCGGAGCTGTTCCCGCTCACCGTCGCCGGGCGCACCGACGCGGGGGTGCACGCGCGCGGGCAGGTGGCGCACGTCGACCTGCCGGACGAGGTGTGGGCGGCGCACGGCGAGAAGCTGCTGCGGCGCCTGGCCGGGCGGCTGCCGGCGGATGTCCGGATCTACCGGGTGAGCGAGGCGCCGGCCGGGTTCGACGCGCGGTTCGCGGCGATCTGGCGGCGGTACGCGTACCGGGTGGCCGACCACCCGGGTGGCGTCGATCCGCTGCTGCGCGGCCATGTGCTCTGGCACGACCGACCGTTGGACATCGAGAAGATGAACGAGGCGGCGCGGCTGCTGCTCGGCGAACACGACTTCGCGGCGTACTGCAAGAAGCGCGAGGGCGCCACCACCATCCGCACGCTGCTCGAACTGCACTGGGACCGGGTGCCGATGGACCCGTACGCGGCCCAGGAGGGCTCGCTGGCGGTGGCCACGGTGCGGGCCGACGCGTTCTGCCACAACATGGTGCGCGCGCTGGTCGGCGCGATGCTGCTGGTCGGGGACGGGCACCGGCCGGCGGAGTTCCCCGGCGAGGTGCTGCGCGGTGGCGTGCGCAACAGCGCGGTCAACGTGATCCGGCCCTACGGGCTGACCCTGGAGGAGGTCGGCTACCCGGCCGACGACCAGCTCGCCGAGCGCAACCGGCTGGCCCGGCGGATGCGGACGCTGCCGGGCCAGGGCTAA
- the rplQ gene encoding 50S ribosomal protein L17, whose protein sequence is MPRPAKGARLGGGPHHEPLLLAGLCRELFQYGRITTTEAKARRMRPLAEKLITKAKVGDIHNRRIVRKTITDVAVLHTLFTEIAPRYENRPGGYTRITKIGPRRGDNAPMAVIELVEALTVSQTAVGEAEAATKRAVKETAAEADAAAVVADETPADAAPADEAEQA, encoded by the coding sequence ATGCCCCGTCCCGCGAAGGGTGCCCGCCTCGGTGGCGGCCCGCACCACGAGCCGCTGCTGCTCGCCGGCCTGTGCCGTGAGCTGTTCCAGTACGGCCGCATCACCACGACCGAGGCCAAGGCCCGTCGGATGCGCCCGCTGGCGGAGAAGCTGATCACCAAGGCGAAGGTCGGCGACATCCACAACCGTCGCATCGTCCGCAAGACGATCACCGACGTCGCGGTGCTGCACACCCTCTTCACCGAGATCGCGCCGCGCTACGAGAACCGCCCCGGTGGTTACACCCGCATCACCAAGATCGGTCCCCGTCGTGGCGACAACGCCCCGATGGCCGTGATCGAGCTGGTCGAGGCGCTGACCGTCTCGCAGACCGCCGTTGGTGAGGCCGAGGCCGCCACCAAGCGCGCCGTCAAGGAGACTGCTGCTGAGGCGGACGCCGCCGCCGTTGTCGCCGACGAGACCCCGGCCGACGCCGCTCCGGCGGACGAGGCCGAGCAGGCCTGA
- a CDS encoding DNA-directed RNA polymerase subunit alpha — translation MLIAQRPSLTEEVVDEYRSRFVIEPLEPGFGYTLGNSLRRTLLSSIPGAAVTSIRVDGVLHEFTTVPGVKEDVTDLILNIKQLVVSSEHDEPVVMYLRKQGPGVVTAADIAPPAGVEVHNPELVLATLNGKGKLEMELTVERGRGYVSAVQNKASGQEIGRIPVDSIYSPVLKVTYKVEATRVEQRTDFDKLIVDVETKPAMRPRDAMASAGKTLVELFGLARELNIDAEGIDMGPSPTDAALAADLALPIEELELTVRSYNCLKREGIHTVGELVARSEADLLDIRNFGAKSIDEVKAKLAGMGLALKDSPPGFDPTAAADAFGADDLDDAGYAETEQY, via the coding sequence ATGCTGATCGCTCAGCGCCCCTCGCTGACCGAAGAGGTTGTCGACGAGTACCGCTCGCGGTTCGTCATCGAGCCGCTGGAGCCGGGCTTCGGCTACACCCTCGGCAACTCGCTTCGCCGCACCCTCCTCTCCTCGATCCCCGGTGCCGCTGTCACCAGCATCCGGGTCGACGGTGTCCTGCACGAGTTCACCACCGTGCCGGGCGTCAAGGAGGATGTCACCGACCTCATCCTGAACATCAAGCAGCTGGTCGTCTCCTCGGAGCACGACGAGCCGGTCGTGATGTACCTGCGCAAGCAGGGCCCCGGTGTGGTCACCGCCGCCGACATCGCGCCGCCGGCCGGTGTCGAGGTGCACAACCCCGAGCTGGTCCTGGCCACGCTGAACGGCAAGGGCAAGCTGGAGATGGAGCTGACCGTCGAGCGCGGTCGCGGCTACGTCTCCGCCGTGCAGAACAAGGCTTCCGGCCAGGAGATCGGCCGGATCCCGGTCGACTCGATCTACAGCCCCGTGCTGAAGGTCACCTACAAGGTCGAGGCCACCCGTGTCGAGCAGCGGACCGACTTCGACAAGCTGATCGTCGACGTCGAGACCAAGCCCGCCATGCGCCCGCGTGACGCCATGGCCTCGGCCGGCAAGACCCTGGTGGAGCTGTTCGGCCTCGCTCGCGAGCTGAACATCGACGCCGAGGGCATCGACATGGGCCCGTCCCCGACGGACGCCGCCCTGGCCGCCGACCTGGCGCTGCCGATCGAGGAGCTGGAGCTCACCGTTCGGTCGTACAACTGCCTCAAGCGCGAGGGCATCCACACCGTGGGTGAGCTCGTCGCCCGCTCCGAGGCCGACCTGCTCGACATCCGCAACTTTGGTGCGAAGTCGATCGACGAGGTCAAGGCGAAGCTGGCCGGCATGGGCCTGGCCCTCAAGGACAGCCCGCCCGGATTCGACCCGACCGCCGCCGCCGACGCCTTCGGCGCCGACGACCTGGACGACGCGGGTTACGCGGAGACCGAGCAGTACTGA
- the rpsK gene encoding 30S ribosomal protein S11, giving the protein MPPKGRQAAGAKKIRRKEKKNVAHGHAHIKSTFNNTIVSITDPAGNVISWASAGHVGFKGSRKSTPFAAQMAAEAAARRAQEHGMRKVDVFVKGPGSGRETAIRSLQATGLEVGSIQDVTPTPHNGCRPPKRRRV; this is encoded by the coding sequence ATGCCCCCCAAGGGTCGTCAGGCTGCCGGCGCGAAGAAGATCCGCCGCAAGGAAAAGAAGAACGTCGCTCACGGCCACGCGCACATCAAGAGCACGTTCAACAACACCATCGTTTCGATCACCGACCCCGCGGGCAACGTGATCTCCTGGGCCTCCGCCGGCCACGTGGGCTTCAAGGGCTCGCGCAAGTCCACCCCGTTCGCCGCGCAGATGGCCGCCGAGGCCGCCGCGCGTCGTGCGCAGGAGCACGGCATGCGCAAGGTCGACGTCTTCGTCAAGGGTCCGGGCTCCGGCCGTGAGACCGCGATCCGCTCGCTCCAGGCCACCGGCCTGGAGGTGGGTTCGATCCAGGACGTCACCCCCACCCCGCACAACGGCTGCCGTCCGCCGAAGCGTCGCCGCGTCTGA
- the rpsM gene encoding 30S ribosomal protein S13, with protein MARLAGVDLPREKRIEIALTYVYGIGRTRAQQTLAETGVNPDIRVRDISEDDLVKLGKWIEANYRVEGDLRREVAADIRRKVEIGCYEGLRHRRGLPVRGQRTHTNARTRKGPRRAIAGKKKPGKK; from the coding sequence ATGGCACGCCTCGCCGGCGTTGATCTCCCCCGCGAGAAGCGGATCGAGATCGCCCTCACGTACGTCTACGGCATCGGCCGTACCCGCGCCCAGCAGACGCTGGCCGAGACGGGCGTGAACCCCGACATCCGCGTTCGCGACATCTCCGAAGACGACCTCGTCAAGCTGGGCAAGTGGATCGAGGCCAACTACCGCGTCGAGGGTGACCTCCGCCGCGAGGTCGCCGCCGACATCCGCCGCAAGGTCGAGATCGGCTGCTACGAGGGTCTGCGTCACCGCCGTGGCCTGCCCGTCCGCGGTCAGCGCACCCACACCAACGCGCGTACCCGCAAGGGCCCGCGTCGCGCGATTGCCGGCAAGAAGAAGCCGGGCAAGAAGTAG
- the rpmJ gene encoding 50S ribosomal protein L36, with protein sequence MKVKPSVKKICDKCKVIRRHGRVMVICDNLRHKQRQG encoded by the coding sequence ATGAAGGTCAAGCCGAGCGTCAAGAAGATCTGCGACAAGTGCAAGGTGATCCGCCGCCACGGCCGGGTCATGGTGATCTGCGACAACCTGCGCCACAAGCAGCGCCAGGGCTGA
- the infA gene encoding translation initiation factor IF-1 has translation MAKKQGAIEIEGTVIESLPNAMFKVELQNGHKVLAHISGKMRMHYIRILPDDRVVVELSPYDLTRGRIVYRYK, from the coding sequence ATGGCAAAGAAGCAAGGCGCCATTGAGATCGAGGGCACCGTGATCGAGTCTCTCCCGAACGCGATGTTCAAGGTTGAGCTGCAGAACGGTCACAAGGTCCTCGCGCACATCAGCGGCAAGATGCGGATGCACTACATCCGAATCCTGCCGGATGACCGCGTCGTCGTGGAGCTGAGCCCCTACGACCTGACTCGCGGACGCATCGTCTACCGCTACAAGTAG
- the mscL gene encoding large conductance mechanosensitive channel protein MscL encodes MLKGFRDFMMRGNVIDMGVGIVIGSAFTAVVTGFVKAFLTPLVGVVLGAAGDFSSRTFTAAHVTFPYGQFLNVLIAFVLTAAVLYFCVVLPVTRATARYLPKKPKVAVRPCPECLTEIPQAASRCSACTAQVQPFAVAAQH; translated from the coding sequence GTGCTCAAGGGCTTTCGCGACTTCATGATGCGCGGCAACGTCATCGACATGGGCGTCGGCATCGTGATCGGGTCGGCGTTCACCGCGGTGGTCACCGGGTTCGTGAAGGCGTTCCTCACGCCGCTGGTGGGCGTGGTGCTGGGTGCGGCCGGCGACTTCAGCTCGCGCACCTTCACCGCGGCCCACGTGACCTTCCCGTACGGGCAGTTCCTGAACGTGCTGATCGCGTTCGTGCTGACCGCCGCGGTGCTGTACTTCTGCGTGGTGCTGCCGGTGACCCGGGCCACCGCCCGGTACCTGCCGAAGAAGCCGAAGGTCGCGGTGCGCCCCTGCCCGGAGTGCCTGACCGAGATCCCGCAGGCGGCCAGCCGCTGCTCGGCCTGCACCGCGCAGGTCCAGCCGTTCGCCGTCGCGGCGCAGCACTGA
- the map gene encoding type I methionyl aminopeptidase, which yields MVEIKTPEQIAKMRAAGLVVAEALKACREAVAPGVSTQELNDIAAKVIADHGATSNFRAHHGGLWFPGVICASVNNEVVHGIPGERVLAEGDIISIDCGAIIDGWHGDAAITVPVGEVRPEVAMLSQVTEGSMWAGIAQMKKSNRLVDVSKAIEGFIRRQPLPPKGKWGITEGYGGHGIGTAMHMEPHVLNYVERGRGKGPKLVPGTVLAIEPMVSLGTPHTAVLEDDWTVVTNDGTWAAHWEHSVAVTEQGPLVLTAFDGGKAQLAALGVTAAPDPLG from the coding sequence ATGGTGGAGATCAAGACCCCCGAGCAGATCGCGAAGATGCGAGCGGCCGGGCTGGTCGTCGCCGAGGCGCTCAAGGCCTGCCGCGAGGCGGTCGCCCCCGGGGTGAGCACCCAGGAGCTCAACGACATCGCGGCCAAGGTGATCGCCGACCACGGCGCCACCTCCAACTTCCGGGCCCACCACGGCGGCCTCTGGTTCCCCGGGGTGATCTGCGCCTCGGTCAACAACGAGGTGGTGCACGGCATCCCCGGCGAGCGGGTGCTGGCCGAGGGCGACATCATCTCGATCGACTGCGGTGCGATCATCGACGGTTGGCACGGCGACGCGGCGATCACCGTGCCGGTCGGCGAGGTCCGCCCCGAGGTCGCGATGCTCAGCCAGGTGACCGAGGGCTCGATGTGGGCCGGCATCGCCCAGATGAAGAAGAGCAACCGCCTGGTCGACGTCTCCAAGGCGATCGAGGGCTTCATCCGGCGCCAGCCGCTGCCGCCCAAGGGCAAGTGGGGCATCACCGAGGGCTACGGCGGCCACGGCATCGGCACCGCCATGCACATGGAGCCGCACGTGCTGAACTACGTCGAGCGCGGCCGTGGCAAGGGTCCCAAGCTGGTCCCCGGCACGGTGCTGGCGATCGAGCCGATGGTCTCGCTGGGCACCCCGCACACCGCGGTCCTGGAGGACGACTGGACGGTCGTCACCAACGACGGCACCTGGGCCGCGCACTGGGAGCACTCGGTGGCCGTCACCGAGCAGGGCCCGCTGGTGCTCACCGCCTTCGACGGCGGCAAGGCACAGCTCGCGGCCCTCGGTGTGACCGCGGCGCCGGATCCCTTGGGTTAA
- a CDS encoding adenylate kinase, translating to MRIVLVGPPGAGKGTQAHVLAKTLSIPHISTGDLFRANISQSTPLGLEAKGYMDKGQLVPDEVTIGMAKDRLLQPDTAQGFLLDGFPRNLAQAKALDEHLTAEGITLDGVLDLEVPEDEVVKRIAGRRLCRNNGAHVYHVDYNPPAAEGVCDECGGELYQRSDDTEDAVRTRLEVYHTETEPIIEYYVKQRLVTTISALGKVDEVTRRAVDALQARAQG from the coding sequence ATGCGTATCGTCCTCGTCGGACCTCCCGGGGCCGGGAAGGGTACTCAGGCGCACGTGCTCGCCAAGACCCTGTCCATTCCCCACATCTCGACCGGTGACCTGTTCCGGGCCAACATCAGCCAGAGCACCCCGCTGGGGCTCGAGGCGAAGGGCTACATGGACAAGGGTCAGCTCGTACCGGACGAGGTAACCATCGGGATGGCCAAGGACCGCCTCCTCCAGCCGGACACCGCGCAGGGCTTCCTGCTCGACGGCTTCCCGCGCAACCTGGCCCAGGCCAAGGCGCTGGACGAGCACCTCACCGCCGAGGGCATCACCCTGGACGGCGTGCTCGACCTGGAGGTCCCCGAGGACGAGGTGGTGAAGCGGATCGCCGGTCGCCGGCTCTGCCGCAACAACGGCGCCCACGTCTACCACGTGGACTACAACCCGCCGGCCGCCGAGGGCGTCTGCGACGAGTGCGGCGGCGAGCTGTACCAGCGCTCGGACGACACCGAGGACGCGGTCCGTACCCGGCTCGAGGTCTACCACACGGAGACCGAGCCGATCATCGAGTACTACGTCAAGCAGAGGCTGGTCACCACCATCTCGGCGCTCGGCAAGGTCGACGAGGTGACCCGGCGCGCGGTGGACGCGCTGCAGGCCCGCGCTCAGGGCTGA
- the secY gene encoding preprotein translocase subunit SecY, whose protein sequence is MLSAFARAFKTPDLRKKLLFTLGIMVLFRMGAHVPVPGVNFKAVNECVKQSNSGLFGLVNLFSGGALLQLTIFALGIMPYITASIILQLLTVVIPRLEALKKEGQAGTTKITQYTRYLTIALAILQGTGIVATASNGALFSTCAVGNQVVPDTSVFRIATMVITMTAGTTMIMWLGELITDRGIGNGMSILIFTSIASGFPGNLWSIKKAGKIGGGWVDFFAVLAVGVVVVVLVIFVEQAQRRIPVQYAKRMIGRRAFGGTSTYIPLKVNQAGVIPVIFASSLLYIPALVAQLTSSKAGWAIWIQNNFTKGDHPIYMVTYFVLIVFFAFFYVAISFNPEEVADNMKKYGGFIPGIRAGRPTAEYLNYVLTRITWPGSLYLGLIALIPMIGLVALNASTTIPFGGTSILIIVGVGLETVKQIESQLQQRNYEGFLR, encoded by the coding sequence GTGCTCAGTGCGTTCGCGCGGGCGTTCAAGACGCCCGACCTGCGCAAGAAGCTGCTGTTCACGCTGGGCATCATGGTGCTGTTCCGGATGGGTGCGCACGTCCCCGTCCCCGGCGTCAACTTCAAAGCCGTGAACGAGTGCGTCAAGCAGAGCAACAGCGGCCTCTTCGGCCTCGTCAACCTGTTCAGCGGCGGCGCGCTGCTGCAGTTGACGATTTTTGCGCTCGGCATCATGCCGTACATCACCGCCAGCATCATCCTCCAGCTGCTGACCGTCGTGATCCCGCGGCTGGAAGCGCTGAAGAAGGAGGGGCAGGCCGGCACCACGAAGATCACCCAGTACACCCGGTACCTGACCATCGCGCTGGCGATCCTGCAGGGCACCGGCATCGTGGCGACCGCGTCCAACGGCGCGCTCTTCTCCACCTGTGCCGTGGGCAACCAGGTCGTGCCGGACACCTCGGTGTTCCGGATCGCCACCATGGTCATCACCATGACCGCCGGTACCACGATGATCATGTGGCTCGGTGAGCTGATCACCGACCGCGGCATCGGCAACGGCATGTCGATCCTGATCTTCACCTCGATCGCCTCCGGCTTCCCCGGGAACCTCTGGTCGATCAAGAAGGCCGGCAAGATCGGTGGCGGCTGGGTCGACTTCTTCGCGGTCCTCGCGGTCGGCGTGGTCGTGGTGGTGCTGGTCATCTTCGTCGAGCAGGCCCAACGGCGGATCCCGGTCCAGTACGCCAAGCGCATGATCGGGCGGCGGGCCTTCGGCGGCACGTCGACCTACATCCCGCTCAAGGTGAACCAGGCCGGTGTCATCCCGGTCATCTTCGCCTCCTCGCTGCTGTACATCCCGGCCTTGGTCGCTCAGCTGACCAGCAGCAAGGCCGGCTGGGCGATCTGGATCCAGAACAACTTCACCAAGGGCGACCACCCCATCTACATGGTCACGTACTTCGTGCTGATCGTGTTCTTCGCCTTCTTCTACGTCGCGATCTCCTTCAACCCCGAGGAAGTTGCGGACAATATGAAGAAGTATGGTGGCTTCATCCCGGGCATCCGGGCCGGTCGCCCGACGGCCGAATACCTGAACTACGTGCTGACCCGCATCACCTGGCCGGGTTCGCTCTACCTGGGCCTCATCGCGCTGATCCCGATGATCGGCCTGGTCGCCCTCAACGCGAGCACCACGATCCCGTTCGGTGGCACCAGCATCCTCATCATCGTCGGCGTCGGACTCGAAACTGTGAAGCAGATCGAGAGCCAGCTCCAGCAGCGTAATTACGAAGGGTTCCTCCGCTGA
- the rplO gene encoding 50S ribosomal protein L15: MADSPIKIHNLRPAPGAKTDKIRVGRGEASKGKTAGRGTKGTKARYQVPQRFEGGQMPLHMRLPKLKGFKNPFKITFQVVNLDKLAELYPQGGEVTVEGLVEKGAVRKNSLVKVLGTGEISVALQVSVDAVSGSAAEKIKAAGGTVTELI; this comes from the coding sequence ATGGCTGACTCGCCGATCAAGATCCACAACCTGCGTCCCGCCCCCGGCGCCAAGACCGACAAGATCCGTGTCGGTCGTGGTGAGGCGTCCAAGGGTAAGACCGCCGGTCGTGGCACCAAGGGCACCAAGGCCCGCTACCAGGTTCCGCAGCGCTTCGAGGGTGGCCAGATGCCCCTCCACATGCGCCTGCCGAAGCTGAAGGGCTTCAAGAACCCCTTCAAGATCACCTTCCAGGTGGTCAACCTCGACAAGCTGGCCGAGCTCTACCCGCAGGGTGGCGAGGTCACGGTCGAGGGTCTCGTCGAGAAGGGCGCGGTTCGCAAGAACTCGCTCGTCAAGGTGCTCGGCACCGGCGAGATCTCGGTCGCGCTGCAGGTCTCGGTGGACGCCGTCTCCGGCTCCGCCGCCGAGAAGATCAAGGCCGCCGGCGGCACCGTCACCGAGCTCATCTGA
- the rpmD gene encoding 50S ribosomal protein L30: MARLKITQTKSYIGSKQNHRETLRSLGLKRMHDVVVKEDRPEIRGMAQTVRHLVTVEEVD, encoded by the coding sequence ATGGCTCGCCTGAAGATCACGCAGACCAAGTCCTACATCGGCAGCAAGCAGAACCACCGCGAGACGCTGCGCTCGCTGGGTCTGAAGCGCATGCACGATGTGGTCGTCAAGGAGGACCGTCCCGAGATCCGCGGGATGGCCCAGACCGTGCGTCACCTCGTCACGGTCGAGGAGGTGGACTGA
- the rpsE gene encoding 30S ribosomal protein S5 produces the protein MAGPQRRGSGAGGGTGGERRDRKRDGQGNAPVVEKTAYVERVVAINRVAKVVKGGRRFSFTALVVVGDGDGTVGVGYGKAKEVPAAIAKGVEEAKKNFFKVPRIQGTIPHPIQGEKAAGVVLLKPASPGTGVIAGGPVRAVLECAGVHDILSKSLGSDNAINIVHATVAALKGLVRPEEIAARRGLPLEDVAPAALLRARAAGTAAATAGAGA, from the coding sequence ATGGCTGGACCCCAGCGCCGCGGTAGCGGCGCCGGCGGCGGCACCGGTGGCGAGCGGCGCGACCGTAAGCGTGATGGTCAGGGCAACGCCCCGGTCGTCGAGAAGACCGCTTACGTCGAGCGCGTTGTCGCGATCAACCGTGTCGCCAAGGTTGTCAAGGGTGGTCGTCGTTTCAGCTTCACCGCGCTGGTCGTGGTGGGCGACGGTGACGGCACCGTGGGTGTCGGTTACGGGAAGGCGAAGGAGGTTCCGGCCGCCATCGCCAAGGGTGTTGAGGAGGCCAAGAAGAACTTCTTCAAGGTCCCCCGTATCCAGGGCACCATCCCGCACCCGATCCAGGGCGAGAAGGCCGCCGGCGTCGTGCTCCTGAAGCCGGCTTCCCCCGGTACCGGTGTTATCGCCGGTGGCCCGGTGCGTGCCGTCCTGGAGTGCGCCGGCGTTCACGACATCCTGTCGAAGTCGCTCGGCTCGGACAACGCGATCAACATCGTGCACGCCACGGTGGCCGCTCTGAAGGGCCTCGTGCGCCCCGAGGAGATCGCCGCCCGTCGTGGTCTGCCGCTCGAGGACGTGGCCCCGGCCGCCCTGCTGCGCGCTCGCGCCGCCGGCACCGCTGCCGCGACCGCTGGGGCGGGTGCCTGA
- the rplR gene encoding 50S ribosomal protein L18, whose translation MSVSVKIGKGNAYKPSARKRRAIRVRKRVVGTEVRPRLVVTRSNRHMVAQVIDDAKGHTLASASTLDVSIKGTEGDKTELAKKVGSLVAERAKAAGIESVVFDRAGNRYAGRIAALADAAREAGLDF comes from the coding sequence ATGAGCGTCTCTGTCAAGATCGGCAAGGGCAACGCCTACAAGCCCTCCGCCCGTAAGCGCCGCGCGATTCGCGTTCGCAAGCGCGTCGTCGGCACCGAGGTGCGTCCGCGCCTCGTTGTGACGCGCTCGAACCGTCACATGGTCGCCCAGGTCATCGACGACGCCAAGGGTCACACCCTGGCGTCGGCGTCCACCCTCGACGTGTCCATCAAGGGCACCGAGGGCGACAAGACCGAGCTGGCCAAGAAGGTCGGGAGCCTGGTCGCCGAGCGCGCCAAGGCCGCCGGCATCGAGTCGGTCGTCTTCGACCGCGCGGGCAACCGGTACGCCGGCCGCATCGCCGCCCTGGCGGACGCGGCCCGTGAGGCCGGGCTCGACTTCTAA
- the rplF gene encoding 50S ribosomal protein L6 — MSRIGRLPIPVPAGVDVTIDGQTVGVKGPKGSLAHVVAEPIEISKDETGTLVVSRPNDERQSKALHGLTRTLVANMITGVTAGYRKSLEISGVGYRVAAKGSAMEFQLGYSHPILIEAPEGISFVVESPTKFHVDGIDKQLVGEVSAKIRKLRKPDPYKAKGVKYAGEVIRRKVGKSGK; from the coding sequence ATGTCGCGTATTGGACGGCTGCCCATCCCGGTTCCCGCCGGCGTGGACGTCACCATCGATGGCCAGACGGTCGGTGTGAAGGGTCCCAAGGGCTCCCTCGCGCACGTCGTCGCCGAGCCGATCGAGATCAGCAAGGACGAGACCGGCACCCTGGTCGTCTCGCGCCCGAACGACGAGCGTCAGTCGAAGGCCCTGCACGGCCTGACCCGCACGCTGGTGGCGAACATGATCACCGGCGTGACCGCGGGCTACCGCAAGTCGCTGGAGATCAGCGGTGTTGGTTACCGTGTCGCAGCGAAGGGCTCCGCCATGGAGTTCCAGCTCGGCTACAGCCACCCGATCCTGATCGAGGCCCCGGAGGGCATCTCCTTCGTGGTCGAGTCGCCCACCAAGTTCCACGTGGACGGGATCGACAAGCAGCTGGTCGGCGAGGTTTCGGCCAAGATCCGCAAGCTGCGCAAGCCCGACCCGTACAAGGCCAAGGGCGTCAAGTACGCGGGCGAGGTCATCCGCCGCAAGGTCGGAAAGAGTGGTAAGTAA
- the rpsH gene encoding 30S ribosomal protein S8, translated as MTMTDPIADMLTRLRNANSAYHDTVAMPASKIKSHVAQILQQEGYISSWKVEEPQEGEVGKKLTIELKFGPNRERSIAGIKRISKPGLRVYAKSTNLPKVLGGLGVAIISTSSGLLTDKQAAKKGVGGEVLAYVW; from the coding sequence ATGACCATGACCGACCCCATCGCAGACATGCTCACGCGTCTGCGTAACGCGAACTCGGCGTACCACGACACCGTGGCGATGCCGGCTAGCAAGATCAAGTCGCACGTCGCGCAGATCCTGCAGCAGGAGGGTTACATCTCCAGCTGGAAGGTCGAGGAGCCGCAGGAGGGCGAGGTCGGCAAGAAGCTGACCATCGAGCTCAAGTTCGGCCCCAACCGCGAGCGCTCGATCGCTGGTATCAAGCGCATCAGCAAGCCGGGCCTGCGGGTCTACGCAAAGTCCACCAACCTGCCGAAGGTGCTCGGCGGCCTGGGCGTGGCGATCATCTCCACGTCCTCGGGTCTCCTCACCGACAAGCAGGCCGCCAAGAAGGGCGTAGGCGGAGAAGTTCTCGCCTACGTCTGGTAA
- a CDS encoding type Z 30S ribosomal protein S14, whose product MAKKSLIAKSERKPKFGVRAYTRCQRCGRPHSVYRKFGLCRVCLREMAHRGELPGVTKSSW is encoded by the coding sequence ATGGCGAAGAAGTCCCTCATCGCGAAGTCCGAGCGTAAGCCGAAGTTCGGCGTCCGGGCCTACACCCGGTGCCAGCGCTGCGGCCGTCCGCACTCGGTGTACCGCAAGTTCGGCCTCTGCCGTGTGTGCCTCCGTGAGATGGCGCACCGCGGCGAGCTGCCGGGCGTGACCAAGAGCTCCTGGTAG